The nucleotide window CGGCAGATTGACCTAGTGGTGATGGGCGCCCAGGAACACAGTGCCTGGCAGCACTTTTTTGCCGGCTCCAACACCGAGCGGCTCGTGCGCATGGCGCCCTGCCCGGTGCTTACCGTCAAGCATCCCGAAATGCAGTTCAACGTGCAGCACATCGTGTTTCCATCGGACTTCTCGGCCGAGGCCGACCGCGCCGTACCCGATTTGCAGCGGATACAGGCCATTTTTCCCGACGCTACGCTGCACCTGCTCAAGGTGGTGCCCGACATTGACCACTACAGCGAGGCCCTGACCCAGATTCAGTCCTTTACTGAGCGTCACCGCCTCGAGCACTGCGAAGCCGACGTAATTGATGCCTCCAACGCCAGCGTGGGCATTCCGCTCTTTGCCCAGCAGACCCACGCCGACCTGGTCGTGATGCCCACCCACGCCCATACCGGCCTGAGTCATTTTCTGCACCATAATGTAGCCGAGAATGTAGCCCTGCACGCCGTCCCGCCGGTGCTCACGTTTCGGTTGTAACGGCCTTCGCCATTGTTCTGCATTCAAGCCGCGGTTTCCCGGGAGGCCGCGGCTTTTTTAACCCGTTTCGCGCTACCGGCTTCTTCTAATTAAGCCTTCGGGTAAACCTAAGCAGGGGCAAGGGAGTTGAAACAGCCAGCCGGTTTCGGCCGGCGCTTTTCCACTCTTAATTTCCCTAGCGAATGGCTACCACACCCAAACACTGGTTTATTACCGGCGTCAGCACCGGTTTCGGCGCGGCGCTGGCCGAGCTGCTGCTCGAAAAAGGCGACAAAGTAGCCGCTACCTTCCGCCAGCAGGAGCAGGCCGATGAATTCACCCAAAAGGCTGGCGAAAACGGCCGCGGCTTCGTGGTAGAGGTAACCGATGAGGCCCAGGTCAAGCAGGGTATTGCCGACGCCATTGCCCACTTCGGTCATCTGGATGTTATTGTCAACAACGCGGGCTACGGCTCTCTGGGCAGCATCGAGGAAATCGAGGCGGCCGAGGTGCAGCGGCAGTTCGACGTCAACGTCTTCGGGCCTTTGCACGTGCTGCGGGCCGTGTTGCCCCACCTGCGCGAGCGGCGCAGCGGCCACGTGCTCAACATCACCAGCATCGGCGGCCTGAAGACTTTCCCTGGCGTGGGCGTGTATAATGCCAGCAAGTTCGCTCTCGAAGCTATTGGCGAAAGCCTGGCCCAGCAAGTTGCCCCGCTTGGTATCAAGGTTACCAACATCGAGCCCAGCGGCTTCCGCACCGACTGGGCCGGCCGCTCGGCCAACATCGTTACCACCGGCATCGAGGATTACCAGGCCACGGTGGGCGAAAACCTCAAGGGTATTCAGGGCTACAGCGGCCGGCAGCCCGGCGACCCGCAGCGTGCCGCCCAGATTATGTACGACCTGGTGCGCGAGGAAAATCCGCCCCTGCACCTGCCCCTGGGCAAAGCGGCCGTGAAAGGCGCCCGGGACAAGTTTGCCAACCTGCTTAAGGAGCTGGAAAGCGTGGCCAGCCTCGGCGACTCGGCCGACTTCCCGGAATAGCGCCCCGGTTCTCAATAATCAGAAAAGCCCTTTGGAATTGCTCCAAAGGGCTTTTTTGTATTCGCGCTTTTCCGGCAAGCTGATGGGCACGGCTTCAAGTGCTAGGGGAGTAGTCTCAGAAAGTGTTTTGGTGCGCGGGAATATCTGCACGCGGGAGCAAAGGTGACTAGGGTCAATATTAAGTTTCCTTTATGCTTATATTACCATTTACAGATTAGGAAAATGTTATGCATACATCACTAAATCATGACTCTACCTTCGCGGCGAAATTCAGAGGGAAGGCCTCTGATAAACAAAAAAGCCATTTGTATGAATCTGAAACCCTACTTACTGCTGCTGTTAGGCTTTGTGCTTTTCACTAACGGCCAGTTTGCCGCCGCCCAGGGCGTAACCACCGCCGCCATGAAGGGCGTGGTGCTCGACGCCAAAGGCGAGCCCCTGCCCGGGGCCACTGTGGTAGCTACCCACTTGCCCACCGGCACGCCCTACGGCACGGCCACCCGCTCCAACGGGCAGTTTGACTTGCTCAACCTGCGCGTGGGCGGCCCCTACGAAGTCAAAGTGTCCTTCGTGGGCTACACTACCTATTCTCAGGGCAACATTCAGTTGGCCCTGGGCAAAACCTTTGAGGTCAACGTCAACATGGCCGAGGAAGGCCGCACCCTGGGCGAAGTGGTGGTAAAAGGCAACCGCGACGGTATCATCAACAAGGACCGCACCGGGGCTTCCACCAACGTCAACAACGCCGCAATTCGCACGCTGCCCACCATCAGCCGCTCCCAGGAAGACTTCACCCGTCTCACCCCGCAAAGCAGCGGCCTGAGCTTTGGCGGGCGCAACACGCTCTACAATAACTTCTCCCTCGACGGCTCCATCTTCAACAA belongs to Hymenobacter cellulosilyticus and includes:
- a CDS encoding universal stress protein — encoded protein: MKNLLVPTDFSPAAHNAFEVAVRLAQRTGGAVTLLHVEEHNDTPRFSSSGGRMGGSSLEDVFMLKYLQKIKHQMHELKAEGQRLAPDVPVEDVLRTSSLVNSVLDVIAERQIDLVVMGAQEHSAWQHFFAGSNTERLVRMAPCPVLTVKHPEMQFNVQHIVFPSDFSAEADRAVPDLQRIQAIFPDATLHLLKVVPDIDHYSEALTQIQSFTERHRLEHCEADVIDASNASVGIPLFAQQTHADLVVMPTHAHTGLSHFLHHNVAENVALHAVPPVLTFRL
- a CDS encoding oxidoreductase yields the protein MATTPKHWFITGVSTGFGAALAELLLEKGDKVAATFRQQEQADEFTQKAGENGRGFVVEVTDEAQVKQGIADAIAHFGHLDVIVNNAGYGSLGSIEEIEAAEVQRQFDVNVFGPLHVLRAVLPHLRERRSGHVLNITSIGGLKTFPGVGVYNASKFALEAIGESLAQQVAPLGIKVTNIEPSGFRTDWAGRSANIVTTGIEDYQATVGENLKGIQGYSGRQPGDPQRAAQIMYDLVREENPPLHLPLGKAAVKGARDKFANLLKELESVASLGDSADFPE